Genomic DNA from Triplophysa rosa linkage group LG6, Trosa_1v2, whole genome shotgun sequence:
gatcatggaagaccaaggggttagggtgcattggcagcgaggcgtaatcaccatccgcctgctgccggtgtgccacgctctccagggaactcgactctgaagccagtgttggagcggtctcatgtgcatcaacccgaggggtatcaccgccgccgaggatgccatgtgtcccaggaacctctgaaatagtttcaggggaaccgctgactgcttgaaatgatccaggcagttcaacaccgactgggcgcgtgcTGTGgacagtcacgctgtcatggtgacagagttgagttccataccaagatagaggatgctctgcacaggggagagcttgctcttctctcggtagACCTGTAGCCCccatcgatctaggtgccggagcaccaggtccctatgtgcacacaacagatctcgcgagtgtgccaagataagccagtcgtcgagatagttgagtacccgcacacccttctccctgaggggtgagagggcggcttccacgatcttcgtaaagactcgtgtagacagagacagaccgaaggggaggactctgtactgatatgcctgaccctcgaaagcgaaccgtaggaacgggcgatgacgagggagaatcgagacatgaaagtaagcgtcctttaggtcgattgccatgaaccaatcctgacatctgccagatgtcaggatgcgcttctgcgtgagcatcctgaacggcagcttgtgcaggtgtccgttcagggtacgcagatctaggatggggcgcacccccccccccgcctcttttggggacaatgaagtaggggctgtaaaaccccttggacatctcggctagggggacggactcgatcgcacccttcgccagaagggtggtgacctcgccccgtagtacgggagcatcccggcctctgaccaaggtggcgaggatgccccggaacttgggcaggtttctggcgaactggattgcatagccgagacggatcattctcctcagccaccgtgacggtgtgggaagctcgagccaagctctcAGGGACCGTggcagggggactaagggtacgatctgcttcatcgaccccccggggggtggttcgatggctggcagtgcgggtctctcgggaagaagactggctctgctggttcgcctgcctggcgatgcaactccacgcaccgtcgatttgagagtgctgagggctgcaatgtacattcgatgttgcgcctcgccatgacgcaacgtcgagttgccgaacaccatcgtgtagagggtgagagcggctgtgataaacacccagagagagagagaaaaacctttagaagtggatagttgggacggggcaggaaccgtcccggatcgaccaaccagcaatggaatggctggggtcgggcccaaaaggtgttctcgatctccctcgggtcttcccatgagggccgctacgGCTTccgccgtggctgctgatggggtgttggtctcctcttcgacgtctCCTGGGGGGCCGCCGAGTAGGGGCACCGGAACCGgagtgtcgaagaggaccagggctgctgggaagcagagggtgcacgagatctcgacggccagggggcggccgagtcgtggcgggggaggatatgcttgatatcctctgtcttctccttttactgtcgagaactgtggctcggcagtatcaccaaacagccccccccttgcgagatgggtgcgtcgagaaagcggactttctcgcaacccatctgtagcgaggaaggcgggacgagagccgtggggcaggaaggcggggccggtggcgtgagtgataatgagtatcagctgtacgcgcaccggtcccgcatgcctcacggggagctagggagcataagaggacgagcgacgggactgccgacgagagaggaccgggcccggaaatgttaagttttatttatgtttgtgtggccggcagtcgaccgtgaggtgggtgccggccttttacttccgtgtttttgtttgtttatttttgattaaagtttattgtttaaatgttcaccggttcccgcctccttccttccctacattgaactttgttacattggtgccgaaacccgggaggaaggagggacatgctgtcgaagagccctcgccgccgagcggcctcgcggtgctgaggagtttgggcagcgcggacgagggcgtccgccagcggctgcccgagatcgtggtgctggaacgatgggattcggtggggacggagagcccgcggccgtgctcctgggacgaggtgggatggcggccatggagggagcgcgggagtgccggctgccctcagccagaagccatcgccggccgccaggaggcggaggagtatcgggccgtccaccgaacgtccagcaccacagcatagcaccgcgaggaagagcctctcggctggctgaggaccgagcgacggcgtgtcggggaaccggactatttttttttttcctctctcccctctctcgtccctgtcgctcggggtgctcccggctccgttctctcgtctcgtcggtgcgtacccccaggcgctggggctctcaagggggggccccccggggggggggagtaagcacaggcgcggtggtaccccccggcctgtgaggggcgatgggggtatgtagcgaggaaggcgggacgagagccgtggggcaggaaggtggggccggtggcgtgagtgataatgagtatcagctgtacgcgcaccggtcccgcatgcatcacggggagctagggagcataagaggacgagcgacgggactgccgacgagagaggaccgggcccggaaatgttaagttttatttgtgtttgtgtggccggcagtcgaccgtgaggtggctgccggccttttacttccgtgtttttgtttgtttatttttgattaaagtttattgtttaaatgttcgccggttcccgcctccttccttccctacattgaactttgttacaccaTCTGTGCAGggtttggccagaggtgtctctcctggaccacatgtgtggacattgcccgacccagggcccgcgcggtcacgttggtcgcccgtagagcgaggtcggtgacagCGCGGAGTCCCttcataagcgctgggtcggtcttaccctcgtggagctctctgaaCGCCTTGGcctcaggatggccatagcgggGAGAGAGGGGATAGCTTGGCCcccagcagagtaagctctcgacatcctggatgccgaaaagcctacgtgctttggacgggagtctaggtcgagccccagggggactcgacgtatcctctagctgccccaccatcgagggaagaaagggtgatggaactagttgacgtgcacgcgccgaagggggcgttccaggtcgtactaagttcctcatgcacttccggggaaacacggcactggggcgaGTACGgcatggagccgctctcaaatccgaggtaccatgtatccagctgcgagcattgggagaggcagtgcgggtactgcaacccaacgccggcggcccgggaaagcatggctgacattttgacgtccgcttcttcctgatctcgaccccccgagggagggagcttcaaggaatcgtcggagtctgatgccagtaagtcaccctccgatgctgcaacagacatctcatcatcacgtaccgtgtccgatacgtgattgagtaataagacggcggaccgtctcatggggaacggtcagatgagcaagacgaggtgcgaacgttCCGCGAGCCAGtagctgacggattagcgctcacagtattcctcatatcaccctcgctgctcgccgtagcgggcggcagggccgtagtcctgccgtcacggaacgggaagcagacgaggtggtggctgagtcccgtgggaacacagccacccgtgacgcaacgtctgaatcgtcaaccgccctcagtgcgggcaggacgtatccacaagggctgccccagcgtactggaagcagacctcgtgtccgtcccctcctcgatgagtgtgttgcacccacgagaacagcgggacatgccacgctggagaaatttgctctttagCATATGTGGCACCGTCTGCTAGCttgaacacctctggaactgccgagacgcccaggggaagtcaccgcaggaagggaccgtccgctgcaccacgtcgtagaaccggcaatctggagttgctaagtagtagcgagagttgatcttcacaagccaaggctccgaagaacaaaaggtgaatgaatgaagcacgccgtctcccttttatacccagatttccgggggcggagtccggcatgcaaatttcattcgccaattttcattggccttttctaagtagtcggaagcgattggttctcagggacgaaccccatctgtcggttcgacacaacgtcgagagaccgacagaaagggaactgttatTTTAGTCCCATGCCTCATCTCATCAGACATCCTTTATTTAACAATGCATGTAGCAATACATGTGATcgaataaatgcatttttcttttgcatAAATCTCTATATAAGGAGCAGAAACCTTTCAGGCTTTTTCTTGGACCAGGCTTTCTCACCGCGTGCCCTCAGAGAGATCTATCCAATGACCCTAACCTTACAGCTGgacctttttattatttacacatGAAATGATAATACCATATTTGTGCACATCCATGTGCACTTGAACATCATAGGTAAAATTTGtgtcacaaaaaaatgaagggTAACTATTGTGTAAATTTCTGTATTCATTAGGATTGGCAATGATCTGGCCAGTGAAATAATCTGTCTGACCCCCCAACCTTTTGTGAGCACACTTAATAATCCATCCAAAAGAGCAAGATGAAGGGCCAATTTGTAAATCCTAGATGTATTTCATCCATTGTGATTAATTTCCCTCGGAATCACATTGAGATTAAACTGATGCTGAATGATTGTTTGATGTTTCTGATGTTAATGTCTTAAACAAATCTATTTAGCTAtctattatttgaaaaatataatGCACTTATGATAGAGGAGTCAATTTGGGCAGTTTAGCAGATTGTTTCACAAGCTGTGAAGCTTTTGAGTAGCAGAGAACACacttaaactaaaatgaaaagaaaacattcaaaATTGTGAGGctgaaaaatgatgacagattataGTTTATTGAAAGATTGATTTTCTTTGAACACACCACATAGAAGATGTTTACAGCTGGAATAAACACTTTGTTTAAACAAGAATATGGACAAAACACTAAGAGTTAAGGCAAATAATGACCACTTCTAATGATATAAAGAAATATGTGCAAAAATTATATCAATACAATACTGATTTTAATAACTGTAGGTCTATAAAACAAAACCTGACTGATTTAGTGAAAATGTTACTGAGATCGAGTAGTCCAACCAACACAACGAATGTTTCTCCTAAATGTTGCTTAAGGATTTGGTAAATGCATTTCCCAGTGCAATCTGTCAAAATATGAGACAACACAACATTATAAGAATTCATAAAACCtttacaaagataaataaagtatttttcgtgttttatacagtatgtacaagcTCAATTAATACATATTAAACATCTGCAAAAACTAACCATAGTAGTCAAaggtttttggttttatttatagtGAAAATATACCATGGTCTCGTCACAATAACTATAGTTATTCATCACAATAGTTATTCTGCATTCATCCATTACTGGTTATAATACATGTAGTATCAAAtactaaaagtaaaaaaaagaccaAACTTTAACTTGAATGCGTCTCACATTGGAATGTAAGCCTATATGTAATGTATATAACACACTTTCATGTAATTAGTATGGGCTCATTCTCGACAGAAAACGTATTCTGTGTAGTTCGTCCAGATTTTGTCCTCATTTGGATCATTGCTGGAGAAGGCGCACGTGCCAGTCGAGCTGCACGCGACCATATGAAAGCCAAACTCGGACAGTTTGTCAAAAGCTTGCTCGAGAAAATTATACTTCAGATAGTACCGTGATGTGTACCTCTCCGGAGGTCGATCCGGGTCCCTGCTCTCGTTCAAAGTGTCTCCAAACACCTCTTTAGCCAGAGAAGTTTTTCCGCACACCGTGATTCTCGCAACGCGCCTAAATTTAGCGTCTGTCTGTATGTCTCTTCCGATCGTGTACGAACCCCGGTAACCGACCGTGATGTAGCCGGACTTCTTGGAACCAAGGGATGGAGAATGAGCGGTGCTGATGACGGACAGCGCGCGTGAGGATTCCGGTCCGACCAGCGGAGTCGCGCTCGCGCTCTGCAGCGACAGCTCCTCCGAGTCACTTTGGCAGATGTCATCGGTGATAGAGTTGTCTTTACTCATTTTGGGACTCAAGAGCTTTGAGAGGTCCCGCAGCTGGAAAAAGACTGCCTCTCTTTGCAATCTACTCTTTTCTGGAAAATAGTCGGGCAAAACCAGATTCAGATCCCGTAGATAGTCTAAAATATAGCGGAAAAGAAAACCGTCCCTATCCAAAAAGTAACGACCCTTGCTGTCCCGTGCCAGTTCTTTCGGCGTTTTCTTACTAAACATGTTCCAGAGGAGAGAATCCGGTACGGATGTTAAAGTCGTGTGCCGCGTCACATACACTTGTCCTCCGACGTTTAGTTCAATAATCTCTGAAAACATAGATGTGGAGTCTGCGCCGTTTGATATGCCGCGCTCTGGATCCGCCAAAGCCATCGCGTCTCTTTAAACGGAGATGCCAGCTGTTCGGAAATGTGTGCAACGGGTTTTCAAAAGACCAAAGAAAAGATCCTATGCTTGTTTAAATAAGGTGTGGGAGGGGGAGAACGTGCGACCACGGGCGCAAGATGTTAACACTTTATTGGCAAAATGAGACATACCGGTGGCGTGTCTCTATTCTTATATGACAGCGGAGAGCATGGTCTCATAGTTGAAGATACATACTTAgtgaatgcatttaaaaaaataaaaataaaatcacaaccTCACCCGAAAGTGCGTCAAGTAGACCCAATATTAGATCACGGCATTGCTGTTATTTCCGTGCCAATACAAAAGAGAGaatagtggcatctagtggtggaAAGTCAGGATTGGGAAATGAAACTAATTTTGGGAGTCAAGCGTTTAGAGAATAGAAGTGGAAAGTCAGAATTATGCTCCTGTTTCTTCCCAGAAGCACTAAAACATTGGTGTGGCTaataaatatatagaataaGGTCCTACTTTACGCTGGTGATTAAAAACTTTAAGCTTGTCCCAGCAATGGgacaaaaaattgtaaaaagcactatataaataaagttgacttgagtTGACAATGAAACAAATTTAACCACAAGTGACTAAAAACAACCAAATCATACCAATTTTAATAAgtgaaaaaacaataataaaagttGTATTACATCAACAGGGTCCTAAAATTAATTTATCCTTGTTAATGAATTGAAATTTGAGTCAAATGAACTGACTTGTTGATATCATGATATCGTGATGACTTGTTGAATGCTCATGAGCACACTGaattaatttgtataaattggTGCCAAATGGtacaaattttttttacaggcacaaaattattcaaaatgtatttatgtggAGTTGACTGAACAAGAATAATTGTACAGCATGAACGTTTTTTCACAAACCAGCGTGACATTCAAGTCATGATAACTAGAACCCTTTAACCTCAACTTCTTGAAATTACGAGGAACCATGCATTGCCCGACAAACCAGCCATACTCTCATTTGGACTTTTGTTGCGAAAGAAAGTCCAGATTTCACAAATGTTGGAAATACACATGAAGTGCTTGTTAAAAATCTCATGTTAGGTCTTCAGGTTTCAAATATGTTTTAAGAAAGTGTCCCGATGAAAGgattataaaaaatcattttataaaattatgtttcctaatttgtttcattaattgaaaactttaacatttacattaaacattcaAGATAAAATACTCATAATATTTGGGGCATGCTATGGATGTTCCAGCCTGGATTCAGTATTGTGTATACTTTATTTTATCATGATTACTGTAggcatattttttaataaatcaatgtattacttaatattattacttataaatcaacttttcaatttattaaaaataaatctattaTTAAATTGAAATGACCACAATTTACATTAAAGGTAAATGTCCACTTTAATATTCAGATTAATGATCAATACAGATTATATCTTCTTTTCTCTTGCtattacacactgtaaaaaaaatcccgtaaaaaaacagataaagtactggcagaaaattaccagtacattttcctttattttacggacatttccattaatgctaaaatgcaaatgaatgcagtgcaaaatgtaaaatacaggtaaaacaactgtaaaaatgaacacggaaaattccttcatattaatacagtatattgtgccctatttttacggcttttttttagagtgcaccCCCTGGTTTGAatacatcattattattacttcAATTCAAAGCATATGATTATACATTACAGTGTAATGCTGCTGTGATTAACCACAAAATTGTGAAACACTTCTTGTTGTTGTAATTTTGGAAATTTGGTGAGCTTTTTGCTTGAACACAATAGTATATAAGACAATTGTTAACGCCCTGAGCTGGAAGTAGGATCCAACCCTCACACAATGATCAAAAAGGTACAGACTACTTTATTGCGTGCAGTATTTCTCTAAGGAGAAATTTTGTTTAAGACcgataactattttattttacttaatttgctacagtttacatttgcattaattttgttgaaaaaaacaaaaaacagttttatattgtttatgttaatttttttcAGGGTGTTACTGAAAGTTTTGGCGCTGCAGTCTCTTGTCTGAGCACAGCTCATCTGACGGATGAAGTCATTAAGAGGAGTAAGAGAATGATACTGGACACGCTGGGTGTGGGATTACTTGGATCTAGCACCCCTGTCTTTAACACAGTTCTTCAGTACAGCCAGGTAAGGTTTCTGTTATTGTGCTGGTGTATGAAATCTTTTCAGTGCATTAGTCAAAACTATTGGTGAAGAaagatatatatactgtactgtatattaaatagCCCTTATGTCTGACTTAATTTTTAATCTAGAGGCAGCAAGCTGTGAAAAACAGCAAAGTTTGGGCAAGACCAGGATCATCTGTTCCACCTCAGTATGCAGCCTTTGTAAATGGAGTTGCGGTAGGTTATTTAAATACCCCCGTGTATTTACA
This window encodes:
- the kctd12.1 gene encoding BTB/POZ domain-containing protein KCTD12.1, with translation MALADPERGISNGADSTSMFSEIIELNVGGQVYVTRHTTLTSVPDSLLWNMFSKKTPKELARDSKGRYFLDRDGFLFRYILDYLRDLNLVLPDYFPEKSRLQREAVFFQLRDLSKLLSPKMSKDNSITDDICQSDSEELSLQSASATPLVGPESSRALSVISTAHSPSLGSKKSGYITVGYRGSYTIGRDIQTDAKFRRVARITVCGKTSLAKEVFGDTLNESRDPDRPPERYTSRYYLKYNFLEQAFDKLSEFGFHMVACSSTGTCAFSSNDPNEDKIWTNYTEYVFCRE